The following proteins are co-located in the Trichocoleus sp. FACHB-46 genome:
- a CDS encoding glycosyltransferase family 4 protein: MKILVLAWEFPPRIVGGIARHVAELYPELVKLGHEVHLITVEFGQAPSYEVVDGVKVHRVPVGYSHDFFHWVVNMNESMGRHGGKLILEDGPFDLIHAHDWLVGDAAIALKHTFKTPLIATIHATEYGRHNGIHTDTHRYISSKETHLAYNAWRVIVCTDYMRSEAARALGSPEAKVDVIYNGIRPEKKRRHPDFDFASFRRQFAEDAEKIVYYVGRMTHEKGVAVLLNAMPKVLWEMGGYAKLVVIGGGNTDHLKQQAWNLGIAHKTYFTGFMSEEDLNKFQTIANCAVFPSLYEPFGIVALESFAARVPVVVSDTGGFPEVVRHTKTGIVTWANNSESLAWGILEVLKNPGYAQWLIDNAYEDLERRFSWAKIAQQTEVVYKRVVQERSLVDW, encoded by the coding sequence ATGAAAATTCTGGTATTAGCTTGGGAATTTCCGCCTCGCATTGTGGGCGGCATTGCCCGACATGTGGCCGAGCTATATCCAGAACTCGTCAAGCTGGGCCATGAAGTGCATCTAATTACCGTCGAATTTGGGCAAGCCCCCAGTTATGAAGTGGTCGATGGGGTCAAAGTGCATCGAGTGCCTGTGGGCTATAGCCACGACTTTTTCCACTGGGTCGTGAATATGAACGAGAGCATGGGCCGTCATGGTGGCAAGTTGATTCTAGAAGATGGCCCCTTCGACCTGATCCATGCTCACGATTGGCTGGTCGGAGATGCGGCGATCGCCCTCAAGCACACGTTCAAAACTCCGCTCATTGCAACCATTCACGCCACCGAATATGGCCGCCATAACGGCATTCATACCGATACTCATCGGTACATCAGTAGTAAAGAAACTCATCTAGCCTACAATGCTTGGCGAGTCATCGTTTGTACTGATTACATGCGCTCTGAGGCTGCGCGGGCATTGGGCAGTCCTGAAGCAAAAGTGGATGTCATCTACAACGGCATCCGCCCCGAAAAGAAGCGACGGCACCCAGATTTTGACTTTGCTAGTTTCCGTCGCCAGTTTGCCGAGGATGCCGAAAAGATTGTTTATTATGTGGGCCGCATGACTCACGAAAAAGGCGTGGCAGTTCTACTCAATGCCATGCCCAAGGTGCTGTGGGAAATGGGCGGCTATGCCAAGCTGGTGGTCATCGGCGGCGGCAATACAGACCACTTGAAACAGCAGGCTTGGAACCTCGGCATTGCCCACAAGACCTACTTCACTGGGTTTATGTCTGAAGAAGACTTGAACAAGTTTCAAACCATTGCCAACTGTGCGGTTTTCCCTAGTCTCTACGAACCTTTTGGCATTGTGGCTTTAGAAAGTTTTGCGGCCCGAGTACCTGTCGTGGTCTCGGATACAGGTGGCTTTCCGGAAGTGGTGCGTCATACCAAAACAGGCATTGTGACTTGGGCCAATAATTCGGAGTCACTGGCTTGGGGTATTTTAGAAGTCTTGAAGAATCCGGGTTATGCCCAGTGGCTGATAGACAACGCTTATGAAGACCTAGAACGGCGCTTCAGTTGGGCCAAAATTGCCCAGCAAACAGAAGTGGTTTACAAACGGGTGGTACAAGAGCGATCGCTAGTCGATTGGTAA
- a CDS encoding sigma 54-interacting transcriptional regulator, which produces MDGAERIQWLKEHTQLVSLSDEALEAIAAVIVEEPLQENRRLVLEDTHPDVLYILKAGHLESYHTSPNGPAKAVSLLPGSIIHLKELLLEQPTERTVITLDDGLLWRITKEQFLELAQQYPEISRTFSRQLAAELNQVTSQLAYEQERQSALRPYVIPKLKRGVIGSSEVAIRLRKQVREAARDRTPVLLTGEAGVGKVNLAALIHFTSAARHESLIRLNCGTLSSSGVELFGRSTPGSGSKLGVLAYLGTGTLVLDHLQDLLPELQAKVIQLLQTGEYRPVSRDGEPMAELQQCEARIILTAERSLDQVNEQLSLEPGQALWSHWIEVPPLRDRKADIKAKAEYHISCFARAEGIPRPRLTPEAAEVLAGYDLPGNLPELESLLEQAISQSNGAAKLNADLFRSAQQLAVQLDQVASQLAFEQERQTALRPYLVPKVRRGIVGSSRYAVRLRQEIKKAAGDRKSVLVFGEPGLGKDNTAALIHFGSRDRHQPMIKINCNTLQASGAELFGRVGGKAGLLEWIGQGTLLLNNIQELPPALLEKILLLLETGTYTPISREGEPTPEPKRSHARIMMVSEKTLPQLERKHCVPHVIKVPPLRVRKADIAAQAEYYISLTCRTKNIARPHVTPEALRRLQGYDFPGNFTELEGLIERAIAQSNGAPELTEEVFWAVSNKTRRFRVNLLNAYPKLRQFLRSDWWPDRINFGFTLGMFAVIVAILMFGPQTRDSNIGLNLFWAWWWPLMLFAFPFVGRLWCSVCPFMIYGELAQKLSLQIFPRELLPWPRQQAEKWGGWFLFGLFTLILLWEELWNLEDTAYLAGCLLLLITAGAVIFSLLFERRFWCRYLCPIGGMNGLFAKLSMTELRAQQGICSATCTTYQCYKGGPEKGEGQESLGCPLYSHPAQLEDNRDCVLCMTCLKACPHRSVEVNLRPPGIELWTTHQPTYAEVALLFLLFGAIFLHRLPEIENQLGWNLHLENFGWHAAVSAVALLAPVAIALLAQGLVRVSSRTLKPRPFLELAYGYLPLVLGGSLAHYLRLGLTEAGRVLPITLATFGYSGVNVPIAVAEPAVIAFLQAVTLIISVWLSVILTQKIARQPLVSLLPQHLATIAIGSLLWKLIVS; this is translated from the coding sequence ATGGATGGGGCTGAGCGGATTCAATGGTTAAAAGAGCATACCCAGTTGGTATCACTCTCCGATGAAGCCCTAGAGGCGATCGCGGCTGTTATTGTCGAAGAACCGTTACAAGAAAATCGCCGTCTGGTTTTAGAAGATACCCATCCAGACGTACTTTACATCCTGAAAGCAGGACATTTAGAGAGTTACCATACCAGCCCCAATGGTCCTGCTAAAGCGGTGAGCTTGCTGCCTGGAAGCATCATTCATCTCAAGGAACTGTTGCTAGAGCAGCCGACTGAGCGAACCGTCATTACGCTTGACGATGGTTTGTTGTGGCGGATCACTAAAGAACAGTTTCTAGAGTTAGCGCAACAATATCCAGAGATTAGCCGTACCTTCTCGCGCCAACTTGCAGCGGAGCTGAACCAGGTCACCTCTCAACTTGCCTATGAACAAGAGCGCCAATCAGCATTACGACCCTATGTGATTCCTAAACTGAAGCGGGGGGTGATTGGCAGTAGTGAAGTGGCGATCAGGCTCCGCAAACAAGTGAGAGAGGCCGCTCGCGATCGCACCCCCGTTTTACTGACAGGAGAAGCGGGGGTTGGCAAAGTCAACCTAGCGGCGTTGATTCACTTTACGTCTGCGGCGCGGCACGAATCCTTAATTCGGCTCAACTGTGGCACGCTCTCTAGCAGTGGGGTAGAACTGTTTGGTCGCAGCACCCCAGGCTCAGGTAGCAAACTGGGGGTACTTGCTTACCTAGGCACCGGAACTTTAGTGCTGGATCACTTGCAAGACCTCCTGCCAGAACTGCAAGCCAAAGTAATTCAACTCCTCCAAACTGGAGAATATCGCCCGGTGAGCCGTGACGGCGAGCCGATGGCTGAATTGCAGCAGTGTGAAGCGCGCATCATCCTGACCGCAGAGCGATCGCTAGATCAGGTCAATGAGCAACTGAGCCTTGAACCTGGGCAAGCTTTGTGGAGTCACTGGATAGAAGTTCCACCCCTGCGCGATCGCAAAGCTGATATCAAAGCCAAAGCTGAATATCACATCAGTTGTTTTGCTCGTGCGGAAGGCATCCCCAGACCCAGACTGACACCCGAAGCTGCCGAAGTCTTAGCCGGTTACGACTTGCCTGGTAATTTGCCAGAGCTAGAGAGCCTACTGGAGCAAGCGATTAGCCAATCGAATGGCGCGGCTAAACTCAACGCCGATCTATTCCGCTCCGCTCAACAACTTGCTGTCCAGCTAGATCAAGTAGCCTCCCAACTCGCCTTCGAGCAAGAACGCCAAACTGCATTGCGTCCTTATTTGGTGCCAAAAGTGCGGCGGGGAATTGTTGGTTCTAGTCGCTATGCGGTGCGATTGCGTCAGGAAATTAAAAAGGCGGCGGGCGATCGCAAATCTGTATTGGTGTTTGGTGAACCAGGACTGGGCAAAGACAACACCGCAGCGCTGATTCATTTTGGCTCTCGCGATCGCCACCAGCCGATGATCAAAATCAACTGCAACACGCTGCAAGCCAGCGGCGCGGAATTGTTTGGTCGTGTAGGCGGCAAGGCAGGGCTACTAGAGTGGATCGGACAGGGCACGCTCCTGCTTAACAACATTCAAGAGTTACCCCCCGCGCTGCTAGAAAAAATTCTGCTCTTACTAGAAACCGGAACCTACACCCCAATTAGCCGAGAAGGAGAACCAACACCAGAACCTAAACGCAGCCACGCTCGGATCATGATGGTGTCAGAAAAAACGCTGCCGCAGCTAGAACGGAAGCATTGCGTTCCCCATGTGATCAAGGTGCCACCGCTGCGGGTGCGAAAGGCGGATATTGCCGCCCAAGCCGAGTACTACATCAGCTTGACCTGTCGAACTAAAAACATTGCTCGCCCCCACGTCACCCCAGAAGCCTTACGCCGCCTCCAAGGCTATGACTTCCCAGGCAACTTCACGGAACTAGAAGGACTGATCGAGCGGGCGATCGCGCAATCGAATGGCGCACCCGAACTCACGGAAGAAGTCTTCTGGGCCGTGAGCAATAAAACCCGACGCTTCCGAGTGAACCTGCTCAACGCCTATCCCAAGTTGCGGCAGTTTCTGCGGAGTGATTGGTGGCCTGATCGCATCAACTTTGGTTTCACCTTGGGCATGTTTGCTGTCATCGTTGCCATCTTGATGTTCGGCCCCCAAACTCGCGACTCCAACATTGGCCTCAATTTGTTTTGGGCTTGGTGGTGGCCGCTGATGCTCTTTGCCTTTCCCTTTGTGGGGCGGTTGTGGTGCTCAGTTTGCCCCTTCATGATCTACGGTGAGTTAGCTCAGAAGCTTTCCTTACAAATCTTTCCGCGCGAATTACTGCCTTGGCCCCGCCAGCAAGCGGAGAAGTGGGGGGGCTGGTTCTTGTTCGGCTTATTCACGCTGATTTTGCTCTGGGAAGAACTCTGGAACCTAGAAGACACCGCTTATCTGGCGGGTTGTCTCTTACTGCTGATTACGGCTGGGGCGGTAATCTTTTCACTGTTGTTTGAGCGCCGCTTTTGGTGCCGCTATCTCTGCCCCATTGGGGGCATGAATGGCTTGTTTGCCAAGCTTTCCATGACTGAGTTGCGGGCACAGCAAGGCATTTGTTCTGCCACTTGCACGACCTACCAATGCTACAAAGGCGGCCCTGAAAAAGGCGAAGGACAAGAAAGCCTCGGTTGCCCGCTCTACTCGCACCCCGCCCAACTGGAAGACAACCGCGACTGCGTGCTGTGTATGACCTGCCTCAAAGCTTGCCCCCACCGCTCAGTGGAGGTGAATCTGCGGCCTCCAGGCATTGAACTTTGGACGACCCATCAGCCGACTTATGCGGAAGTAGCGCTGCTATTTTTATTATTCGGAGCAATTTTTCTGCATCGCCTACCTGAGATTGAAAATCAGTTGGGCTGGAATTTACATCTAGAGAATTTTGGCTGGCATGCTGCCGTTTCTGCTGTGGCGTTGTTGGCGCCTGTGGCGATCGCGCTCTTGGCTCAAGGCTTAGTCCGAGTTTCTAGCCGCACCCTCAAGCCGCGCCCATTCTTAGAGTTGGCCTACGGCTATCTTCCATTGGTGCTGGGCGGCAGCTTAGCTCATTATCTGCGCTTGGGTTTAACAGAAGCAGGCCGAGTCTTGCCGATTACGCTAGCCACCTTTGGTTATAGCGGTGTGAATGTGCCGATCGCCGTGGCTGAACCCGCAGTGATCGCATTCTTGCAAGCAGTGACGCTGATTATCTCAGTCTGGTTGAGTGTGATTTTGACTCAGAAGATTGCCCGCCAACCTTTGGTCAGCTTGCTACCCCAACACCTAGCCACGATCGCGATCGGCTCACTGTTGTGGAAGTTGATCGTCAGTTGA
- the rnc gene encoding ribonuclease III, protein MGEPEPYNVEMQKLPIFQDNALLQRSLTHSSYINEHPDAGEDNERLEFLGDAVLNFLSGEFLYKRYPEEPEGELTPLRSALVDEQQLAKFAIALNLGSLMRLGRGAEINGGRENPNLLSSTFEALIGAYFLDTDSIEAVRSYVEPLFQAIADTSVDTAPQINFKSRFQAWALAHVGQNPKYIIIAQSGPDHAREFTAEVRVADHKYGEGKGRRKQDAEKSAAKQALEALGLL, encoded by the coding sequence GTGGGTGAGCCTGAACCATACAACGTAGAGATGCAAAAACTGCCCATCTTTCAAGACAACGCTCTGTTACAACGATCACTGACCCACAGTTCCTACATCAACGAACATCCCGACGCTGGAGAAGACAACGAACGCTTAGAGTTCTTAGGCGATGCTGTGCTGAACTTTCTCAGCGGTGAATTTCTCTACAAGCGCTACCCTGAGGAGCCCGAAGGAGAATTAACGCCCCTGCGCTCTGCCTTAGTCGATGAGCAACAGCTCGCCAAATTTGCGATCGCCCTTAACCTCGGTAGTCTCATGCGTCTAGGGCGAGGTGCAGAAATCAATGGTGGACGAGAAAATCCCAACTTACTTAGCAGCACGTTTGAGGCATTAATCGGGGCTTATTTCCTTGATACTGACTCCATCGAGGCAGTCCGCAGCTATGTAGAACCGCTGTTTCAAGCGATCGCCGATACTTCAGTGGACACCGCACCACAAATCAACTTCAAAAGTCGGTTCCAAGCTTGGGCCTTGGCACATGTGGGTCAGAACCCCAAGTACATCATCATTGCCCAATCTGGCCCAGATCATGCGCGAGAGTTTACGGCTGAGGTGCGAGTTGCCGATCACAAGTACGGAGAAGGTAAGGGGCGCAGAAAACAAGATGCCGAAAAGAGTGCAGCCAAACAAGCCCTAGAAGCCTTAGGACTGCTCTAG
- a CDS encoding IscS subfamily cysteine desulfurase, whose product MPSLYRPIYLDCHATTPVDPRVLDAMVPYFTEHFGNPASVTHAYGWEAEAAVKKAREILATAISCGPEEIVFTSGATEANNLAIKGVAEAYISKGRHIITVSTEHSAVLDPCRYLESLGFEVTYLPVQPDGLIDLAELERSFRPDTILVSVMAANNEIGVLQPLTEIGALCRQHQVLFHTDAAQAIAKIPLDVAAMRIDLMSLTAHKVYGPKGIGALYVRRRNPRVQVAPQLHGGGHERGMRSGTLYTPQIVGFAKAVELALAEQATETQRLMQLRDRLWQQLSTVGNIYLNGHPTQRLPGNLNVSVAGVDGQALLLGLQPVVAVSSGSACTSAEIKPSHVLTALGRSPELAYASLRFGIGRFNTEAEIDQVAEQAIATIQSLRGVAVSSPA is encoded by the coding sequence ATGCCCAGCCTTTATCGTCCAATTTATCTGGATTGCCACGCTACAACTCCGGTAGACCCCAGAGTGCTAGACGCGATGGTGCCTTACTTTACGGAGCATTTTGGCAATCCGGCGAGTGTGACTCATGCCTATGGTTGGGAAGCGGAAGCAGCTGTCAAAAAAGCGCGGGAGATTTTAGCAACGGCAATCAGCTGCGGGCCAGAAGAAATCGTTTTTACCAGTGGCGCGACAGAAGCGAATAACCTGGCGATCAAAGGAGTGGCGGAAGCTTACATCAGCAAGGGGCGGCACATCATTACGGTAAGCACTGAGCATAGTGCGGTTCTCGACCCCTGCCGCTATTTAGAGTCTTTAGGTTTTGAAGTCACTTATTTACCTGTACAGCCCGATGGCTTGATCGACCTCGCAGAACTGGAGCGATCTTTTCGGCCTGACACGATTTTGGTTTCGGTGATGGCGGCCAATAATGAGATCGGAGTGTTGCAGCCACTGACTGAAATTGGGGCGCTTTGTCGTCAGCATCAAGTTCTCTTCCACACCGACGCGGCTCAAGCGATCGCCAAAATCCCCTTAGATGTGGCAGCGATGCGGATCGATTTGATGTCGCTCACCGCTCACAAGGTTTATGGGCCGAAGGGGATTGGCGCGTTATATGTGCGGCGACGGAACCCTAGAGTCCAGGTGGCACCTCAACTACATGGCGGGGGACATGAGCGAGGGATGCGATCGGGGACGCTTTACACACCGCAGATTGTCGGATTTGCTAAAGCAGTAGAGTTGGCACTGGCCGAACAAGCGACAGAAACTCAACGGCTTATGCAACTACGCGATCGCCTGTGGCAACAGCTCAGCACTGTGGGCAATATCTACCTCAATGGTCATCCCACCCAACGGCTTCCTGGCAATCTCAATGTCAGTGTGGCAGGGGTGGATGGGCAAGCGTTGTTGTTGGGGTTACAGCCTGTAGTTGCAGTTTCTTCGGGCTCTGCTTGTACCTCGGCTGAAATCAAACCCTCTCATGTGTTGACTGCTTTAGGGCGATCGCCAGAATTGGCTTATGCTTCACTGCGGTTTGGCATTGGGCGGTTCAATACAGAGGCTGAGATTGACCAAGTAGCAGAACAGGCGATCGCAACTATCCAATCTTTGCGGGGTGTGGCAGTTTCTAGCCCAGCTTAG
- a CDS encoding MarC family protein yields the protein MEFLSLAKTFIDVPVLVKTFVAVFVLADALGNAPIFLVLTKGMEIEQKNSVVDRASLVGTAVILAFAFGGQTVLDYLHISMGSLEIAGGLLLLMIALKMLEGHTETPVMEQGRDVAITPLAFPLLAGPGTLTSVMLLMSDADSAIGHFSVAIGIVGAMFVTWFIVRQSSRIDHWLGAEGAIIITQLLGFLLAALAIEISSSGIRELFLK from the coding sequence ATGGAATTCCTTAGCTTAGCCAAAACATTTATAGATGTTCCAGTTCTGGTCAAAACCTTTGTGGCGGTCTTCGTCTTAGCTGATGCTTTGGGGAATGCCCCTATTTTCTTAGTTTTGACCAAGGGCATGGAAATAGAGCAGAAAAATAGCGTAGTCGATCGCGCTAGTCTTGTTGGCACTGCGGTAATTCTAGCCTTTGCCTTTGGTGGTCAAACAGTCTTGGATTACTTGCACATCAGCATGGGTTCCTTGGAGATAGCTGGCGGCTTACTGTTGCTGATGATCGCCTTAAAGATGCTGGAAGGACATACAGAGACTCCCGTTATGGAGCAAGGTCGAGACGTAGCCATTACCCCGTTGGCATTTCCGCTCTTGGCAGGACCAGGCACCTTAACCAGTGTGATGTTGTTGATGTCTGACGCGGACTCCGCGATCGGTCATTTTAGCGTTGCGATCGGGATTGTGGGCGCTATGTTTGTCACTTGGTTTATTGTGCGGCAGTCTTCTCGGATTGATCATTGGCTAGGGGCAGAAGGCGCGATCATCATCACGCAACTTTTAGGGTTCCTGTTGGCGGCGTTGGCGATCGAAATTAGCAGTTCGGGAATTCGAGAGTTATTTCTGAAGTGA
- a CDS encoding nuclear transport factor 2 family protein, giving the protein MNTAQTDTLKTAHQAFDYFTHGLATGEWQAFLDMLTEDFSFWFPIGPYHGLNIGKARTEAFLQYVSDTFEDGLTVTLDRVMSNDTTVVFEFRDEGMMRGQPYKNRVAIAFDVRGDKICAYREYFGSDGKSY; this is encoded by the coding sequence ATGAATACAGCTCAGACTGACACCCTAAAAACTGCCCATCAAGCGTTTGACTACTTTACCCACGGTTTAGCAACAGGAGAATGGCAAGCGTTTTTGGACATGCTCACCGAGGACTTTAGCTTCTGGTTTCCGATCGGGCCGTATCACGGACTCAATATCGGAAAAGCTAGGACTGAGGCGTTCTTGCAGTATGTCTCTGATACGTTTGAGGATGGCCTGACTGTGACGCTCGATCGCGTCATGAGCAACGACACCACAGTGGTGTTTGAGTTTCGGGATGAGGGGATGATGCGGGGGCAACCCTACAAAAATCGGGTGGCGATCGCTTTTGATGTGCGCGGAGACAAAATTTGCGCTTACCGCGAGTACTTTGGCAGTGATGGCAAGTCTTATTAA
- a CDS encoding SemiSWEET transporter translates to MEFTTTLGLIAGSLTTIAYLPQLIKTWKSKSADDLSWSMLITLCVGIVLWLVYGSYVHDIPVICANVVTLILSSIILGLKIRYKRSGELG, encoded by the coding sequence ATGGAATTTACCACCACGCTAGGACTAATTGCAGGCAGTTTAACCACGATCGCCTACTTGCCCCAACTGATCAAAACTTGGAAATCTAAATCAGCCGATGACCTTTCTTGGAGCATGCTGATCACGCTTTGCGTTGGGATTGTACTGTGGTTGGTTTACGGCAGTTATGTCCACGATATTCCAGTCATTTGCGCCAATGTCGTGACCCTAATTCTTTCCTCAATCATTTTGGGCCTCAAAATTCGTTACAAGCGGAGTGGGGAGTTGGGGTGA
- a CDS encoding metal-dependent hydrolase, producing the protein MMAISKIQVRPIHFRFPDTIERYWLGDSAYNTHLLNSLTLLLPDIERYMNHIIKQQLPHITDSQLQPQVRAFVAQESQHASQHTHFWKNLQQQGYCFDGYVRYAQGIWRRLTQHGSLILNLAIVAGGEHLTSLMAEVILTKRFLDPAEPNLKALFEWHAAEEIEHQVVAFEVLQSATRNYGVRLLGLVISNLLMLGLMNWGIILLLQQDKKWSDRQVWQNLMQFWFFKEKLLFRAIISGLHYARPSFHPSQKDNQALAARVLGSLAPHPNSPLRL; encoded by the coding sequence ATGATGGCAATCTCCAAGATTCAGGTACGCCCGATTCACTTCCGTTTTCCCGATACCATTGAGCGCTATTGGCTCGGTGACAGTGCTTACAATACTCATCTGCTCAATAGCTTGACGTTGCTGCTCCCTGATATCGAGCGCTATATGAATCACATCATTAAGCAGCAATTGCCTCACATTACTGACTCCCAACTTCAGCCACAGGTGCGAGCGTTTGTTGCCCAAGAGTCCCAACATGCCAGCCAGCACACCCATTTTTGGAAAAATCTCCAACAACAGGGGTATTGCTTTGATGGATATGTCCGTTATGCCCAGGGGATTTGGCGACGGCTGACGCAACATGGGAGTTTGATCCTGAATCTAGCGATCGTGGCTGGGGGAGAGCACCTGACCTCGCTGATGGCCGAGGTCATTTTGACTAAACGCTTCCTCGATCCAGCAGAACCCAATCTCAAAGCGTTGTTTGAATGGCACGCCGCTGAAGAAATAGAACACCAAGTAGTGGCCTTTGAGGTGTTGCAATCTGCAACTCGCAATTATGGAGTGCGCCTATTGGGTTTAGTAATCTCAAATCTTTTAATGCTGGGTCTGATGAACTGGGGCATAATCCTGCTGTTGCAGCAAGACAAAAAGTGGAGCGATCGCCAAGTTTGGCAAAACCTAATGCAATTTTGGTTCTTCAAAGAGAAGCTTTTGTTCAGGGCAATCATCAGTGGATTGCACTATGCTCGGCCTTCTTTTCATCCCTCTCAAAAAGACAACCAAGCGTTAGCTGCGAGAGTGCTTGGTTCCCTCGCTCCTCACCCCAACTCCCCACTCCGCTTGTAA
- a CDS encoding site-2 protease family protein, with protein MNGTLRVGNLFGIPFYLHPSWFIVLALVTWSYGSGLAAQFPSLGGLLPLGLGLVTALLLFASVLAHELGHSFVALRQGIGVKSITLFLFGGLAQLEKESETPAEAFWVAVAGPAVSLIISGLLTAIALVSPVSGPLAAILGLVASINLALALFNLIPGLPLDGGNILKALVWKLTGNPYKGVAFASRAGQVLGWAAIASGLIPLLIFGSTANFWNLLIGWFLLQNAGRTAQYATVQSKLSGFTAADAVTPNGPVVQADWTLREFADWSLFHQMAWQRFLVTDTTGQLMGAIALADLQQLPVERWATTQVWNVMQPINPETTIQADQPLSDVVNLLEQQQLTALPVVRTNGILVGLLEKTAILRLLQGNLQATPA; from the coding sequence ATGAACGGCACTCTGCGCGTCGGTAATCTGTTTGGTATTCCGTTTTATCTCCACCCGTCTTGGTTCATAGTGCTCGCACTGGTAACTTGGAGTTACGGCAGTGGGCTGGCGGCTCAGTTTCCTAGCTTGGGTGGCTTGCTTCCCCTCGGACTTGGTTTAGTCACAGCCTTATTGCTCTTTGCTTCAGTGTTGGCGCACGAGCTGGGTCATAGCTTTGTGGCATTGCGGCAAGGGATTGGCGTGAAATCGATTACGCTGTTTCTCTTTGGCGGACTCGCCCAATTAGAAAAAGAATCGGAGACTCCGGCTGAGGCATTCTGGGTGGCCGTTGCGGGTCCCGCAGTTAGTCTCATAATTTCTGGACTTCTGACCGCGATCGCTCTAGTTAGCCCTGTCTCAGGTCCACTGGCCGCTATTTTAGGATTGGTTGCCTCCATTAACTTAGCCTTGGCCCTCTTTAACCTAATCCCAGGCTTGCCGCTCGATGGCGGAAACATCCTCAAGGCGCTGGTGTGGAAGCTTACCGGAAATCCTTACAAAGGAGTCGCCTTCGCCAGCCGAGCGGGTCAAGTTTTGGGTTGGGCCGCGATCGCCTCTGGCTTAATTCCTCTCTTGATCTTTGGCAGCACTGCTAACTTCTGGAACTTGCTGATTGGGTGGTTCTTGCTCCAGAATGCAGGCCGAACGGCTCAATATGCCACAGTGCAATCCAAGTTGTCAGGATTTACAGCAGCTGATGCGGTGACTCCCAATGGCCCAGTCGTACAAGCTGACTGGACCCTACGAGAATTTGCCGACTGGTCTTTATTCCACCAGATGGCTTGGCAACGCTTTTTAGTCACCGATACTACAGGACAGTTGATGGGAGCGATCGCGCTGGCTGACCTGCAACAGTTACCAGTAGAGCGTTGGGCTACAACTCAAGTCTGGAATGTGATGCAACCCATTAACCCAGAAACCACAATTCAGGCAGACCAACCGCTGAGCGATGTAGTGAATTTGCTAGAGCAACAACAACTGACAGCGTTACCTGTAGTTCGGACTAATGGCATTTTGGTCGGGCTTTTAGAAAAAACGGCCATTCTGCGCCTACTTCAAGGCAATCTCCAAGCTACGCCTGCCTAA
- a CDS encoding phosphomannose isomerase type II C-terminal cupin domain: MSSNQNNEQTPTTPLLANQLANTATTRMRNWGTVTALEEGKCYRINRIELQPGHHISTQMHYHRSEHWIVVSGTAKVICDGQEKILIEKQSTYVPMCMPHRVENPGVIPLVMIEVQNGEYLGEDDIIRFGDAEEG; encoded by the coding sequence ATGAGCAGTAACCAAAATAACGAGCAAACTCCCACCACACCCCTGTTGGCAAACCAGTTGGCCAATACTGCCACCACCCGCATGCGGAATTGGGGTACAGTCACCGCCCTAGAAGAAGGCAAGTGCTACCGCATCAATCGGATTGAGCTACAGCCAGGGCACCACATCAGCACCCAAATGCACTACCACCGCAGCGAGCACTGGATCGTGGTTTCTGGGACGGCCAAGGTAATCTGTGACGGCCAAGAAAAAATTCTGATTGAAAAGCAATCCACTTATGTGCCGATGTGCATGCCGCACCGAGTTGAGAATCCAGGCGTGATTCCGCTGGTGATGATTGAAGTGCAGAATGGCGAATACTTAGGAGAAGACGACATTATCCGCTTTGGGGATGCCGAAGAAGGATAA